One genomic segment of Syntrophales bacterium includes these proteins:
- a CDS encoding response regulator, which yields MENNKKVNILIVDDLPENLTAMEAILSDLKQNIVKASSGREALRCLLKQEFAVILLDVQMPEMDGYETAEMIRQREKTRYAPIVFVTASDKTQDRVVRGYFVGAVDYLFKPVSPEILKAKVSVFIELHKKTQALARSEAMLRRLNETLEKEVADRTADLRLEVAVRRQAEEKANQEAEINKALLRVAELLSTTFEREDIFKRVIKILPSILGGDKFFIFSYSEELKAFIPVSHHKVSADLMPLLIRVKLTPDIPFVEEILKGKIVIIEDACESPLFPRDMADTFSLRSLMIVPVLSSGKAVGMIAVDRGAGEKPFTDRDKEILKGIVSQVATALGNSSLYTETLEKAVELSRGIELISVMHEIDRTILSALDSQEIPENTVMLINRVISCDSATILLVDEERQGFVYTAGFGLTSIPKGAFVPFGDTTATKVEKTKRVEYIANLKEIKEPLPFEQTLIKDGFLSHISIPLLAKGEVVGVLTVGAKRTSAFTLENLSTIGKLASQISVALENTRLFTDLKELFLGTIKSLSSAIDAKSSWTKGHSERVTEYAVGIGRELGLRDKELEDLKIAGLLHDIGKIGTYDILLDKAARLTDEEYEMVKKHPGQGAKVLEPIKQLKHVIPWIKHHHERYNGTGYPDGLKGEEIPLMARILAVGDTFDAMVSDRPYRKTLGMEKTIKEIKKCSGTQFDPGVVGAFLRVFGQKPRH from the coding sequence ATGGAAAACAATAAAAAAGTAAACATACTTATCGTGGATGACTTACCGGAAAACCTGACGGCGATGGAAGCCATCCTGTCCGACCTGAAACAGAATATTGTAAAGGCTTCCTCAGGTAGGGAGGCCTTAAGATGCCTTCTCAAGCAGGAATTTGCCGTGATCCTTCTGGATGTCCAGATGCCGGAGATGGACGGTTATGAGACAGCAGAAATGATCCGGCAACGCGAGAAAACACGGTATGCTCCGATAGTCTTCGTCACGGCTAGCGACAAAACCCAGGATCGTGTGGTTAGGGGCTATTTCGTCGGCGCAGTGGATTACCTGTTCAAGCCTGTTTCGCCTGAAATACTGAAGGCAAAGGTATCGGTATTTATCGAATTGCATAAGAAGACGCAGGCACTGGCCCGCTCAGAGGCAATGCTGCGACGTCTGAACGAGACTCTGGAGAAGGAGGTGGCGGACCGAACAGCCGACCTTAGGTTGGAAGTCGCAGTGCGCAGGCAGGCAGAGGAAAAAGCAAATCAAGAGGCAGAGATAAACAAGGCACTTCTCAGGGTTGCTGAATTATTGAGCACAACATTTGAAAGGGAAGATATCTTTAAGAGGGTTATAAAGATACTCCCTTCTATCCTCGGGGGCGATAAGTTTTTTATCTTTTCCTATAGTGAAGAACTCAAAGCCTTCATCCCTGTCAGCCACCACAAAGTATCAGCAGATTTAATGCCCCTTTTAATACGGGTAAAGTTGACTCCGGATATTCCCTTTGTAGAGGAGATACTGAAAGGAAAGATTGTGATTATAGAGGATGCCTGTGAAAGCCCTTTATTCCCCAGGGATATGGCAGATACCTTTAGTCTGAGGTCATTGATGATTGTTCCGGTATTAAGCAGCGGTAAGGCTGTTGGGATGATTGCTGTAGACAGAGGAGCGGGAGAGAAACCCTTTACTGACAGAGATAAGGAGATCCTAAAAGGCATAGTATCTCAGGTTGCGACAGCCCTCGGGAACTCATCCCTTTATACGGAAACATTGGAGAAGGCGGTGGAGCTCAGCCGGGGGATAGAGCTTATCTCAGTGATGCACGAAATAGACAGGACGATCCTTTCAGCACTGGATTCCCAGGAGATACCTGAAAATACAGTAATGCTGATAAACAGGGTTATATCATGTGATAGTGCTACTATTCTTCTTGTGGATGAGGAAAGGCAGGGGTTTGTCTATACGGCTGGTTTTGGATTAACATCTATTCCAAAAGGTGCATTTGTGCCGTTTGGGGATACTACTGCAACAAAGGTTGAGAAAACGAAGAGAGTTGAGTATATTGCCAACCTAAAGGAGATTAAGGAGCCCCTTCCTTTTGAGCAGACGCTTATCAAGGATGGATTTCTATCACATATAAGTATCCCTTTGCTGGCAAAAGGTGAGGTTGTTGGAGTATTAACTGTTGGTGCAAAGAGAACATCCGCCTTTACCCTTGAAAACCTTTCAACCATAGGAAAACTTGCCTCCCAGATATCTGTAGCGTTAGAGAATACAAGACTTTTCACAGACCTTAAGGAGCTCTTTTTAGGGACAATAAAAAGCCTCTCATCCGCTATAGATGCAAAGAGTTCATGGACAAAAGGACATTCAGAGAGGGTTACAGAATACGCTGTGGGGATAGGAAGAGAGCTGGGTCTGAGGGATAAGGAGTTGGAAGACCTTAAGATTGCTGGGCTTCTTCATGATATAGGTAAGATTGGCACATACGATATTCTCCTTGATAAAGCAGCGAGACTTACAGATGAAGAGTATGAGATGGTCAAGAAGCACCCCGGCCAGGGAGCTAAAGTTCTGGAACCGATAAAACAGTTGAAACATGTAATCCCGTGGATAAAACATCACCACGAACGCTACAACGGGACAGGTTATCCTGATGGACTGAAGGGAGAGGAAATACCGTTAATGGCAAGGATCCTTGCGGTTGGTGATACCTTTGATGCTATGGTTTCTGATAGGCCCTATAGAAAAACCCTTGGCATGGAAAAGACGATTAAAGAAATTAAAAAATGCTCAGGCACACAGTTCGATCCTGGGGTGGTCGGGGCGTTTTTAAGGGTTTTTGGGCAAAAGCCACGTCATTAA
- a CDS encoding STAS domain-containing protein, with product MAKKESLSISEVLAKKEREILDAWTKAQADAPALKKGLITEKQLREESAQFLRILVRAMAGGNFEDVAAPEYDEVNKFLASLSGARVSLGFSPSETAAYIFSLRQTVVRTLQEELGNQPEALIKMGFEFSVLLDKLGLITFETYVKAREEVIKEQQKSLLEVSTPVIQVWDEILILPLIGTIDSTRAKQIMENLLESIVATKSSMVIMDITGLPAVDTEVANRLLRAMQAAKLMGAECVLTGISPQISQTIVHLGVDLMVVTTRASLRDGLELAFKKLKLKVTKTEG from the coding sequence ATGGCTAAAAAAGAAAGCTTGAGCATTTCAGAGGTATTGGCAAAAAAGGAAAGGGAGATACTGGATGCATGGACAAAGGCGCAGGCTGACGCGCCTGCACTCAAAAAGGGTTTGATTACAGAAAAACAACTAAGAGAGGAGTCTGCCCAGTTCCTGAGGATTCTGGTCAGAGCTATGGCAGGTGGAAACTTTGAGGATGTAGCCGCTCCTGAGTATGATGAGGTCAATAAGTTTCTGGCCAGCCTCTCTGGAGCCAGGGTTTCCCTCGGTTTCTCGCCGTCAGAGACAGCGGCCTACATATTCTCCCTTCGACAAACTGTTGTCAGGACTTTGCAGGAGGAGCTCGGTAACCAGCCGGAGGCGCTGATCAAGATGGGGTTTGAGTTTTCTGTTCTCCTCGACAAATTAGGCCTTATTACCTTTGAGACCTATGTAAAAGCAAGAGAGGAGGTTATCAAGGAGCAGCAGAAGTCCCTTCTGGAAGTTTCGACCCCGGTGATTCAGGTCTGGGATGAGATTCTGATTCTTCCGCTTATCGGAACCATTGACAGCACCAGGGCCAAGCAGATAATGGAAAATCTCCTTGAGAGCATTGTAGCCACTAAATCTTCTATGGTCATCATGGACATCACCGGGCTTCCGGCTGTGGATACCGAAGTGGCGAACAGGCTGCTCCGGGCCATGCAGGCAGCAAAACTCATGGGCGCAGAATGCGTCCTGACCGGCATCAGCCCGCAGATTTCTCAGACCATAGTTCACCTTGGCGTTGATCTGATGGTTGTCACTACCCGTGCGAGTCTGAGAGACGGACTGGAGCTTGCCTTTAAGAAGTTAAAGCTCAAGGTAACAAAGACGGAGGGATAG
- a CDS encoding STAS domain-containing protein: MDKFPILKMGDALILTLQTELHDKVALRLQEDILQKIYETRTKGLVIDVSAVGVVDSFMGRMLSDTATMAKTMGVETVLVGIQPEIAITLQEMGLELRGVHSALNLEKGIALLQGMGGEAGDGGD; the protein is encoded by the coding sequence ATGGATAAGTTCCCGATATTAAAAATGGGGGATGCCCTCATCCTGACCTTGCAGACAGAACTCCACGACAAGGTGGCGCTCAGGCTTCAGGAGGATATCCTGCAGAAGATCTATGAAACCAGAACAAAGGGTCTGGTGATAGATGTGAGCGCGGTAGGGGTAGTGGACAGTTTTATGGGAAGGATGCTCTCTGATACGGCAACCATGGCAAAGACCATGGGTGTGGAGACCGTGCTGGTGGGGATTCAACCGGAGATAGCCATCACCTTACAGGAAATGGGGCTGGAACTGAGGGGGGTGCATTCAGCCCTTAACTTAGAGAAGGGGATAGCCCTGCTGCAGGGTATGGGGGGGGAGGCGGGCGATGGAGGAGATTAA
- a CDS encoding anti-sigma regulatory factor, producing MEEIKEVSIKSSEDIILARQAAREMAKRLGFGLADQTRITTAVSELSRNIYLFAGTGRLVIKALSQSNRKGMEIVAEDRGPGIPDIELAMQDGYSTNKSLGQGLPGTKRLMDEFEIKSEVGKGTAVTIRRWLR from the coding sequence ATGGAGGAGATTAAAGAGGTCAGCATCAAGAGCAGCGAAGACATTATCCTTGCCCGCCAGGCTGCCAGGGAGATGGCAAAAAGGCTCGGTTTTGGCCTGGCAGACCAGACCCGCATCACCACCGCTGTTTCAGAACTCAGCCGCAATATATATCTTTTTGCCGGAACAGGCAGGTTGGTTATTAAGGCCCTGTCCCAGAGCAACAGAAAGGGGATGGAGATTGTGGCAGAGGACAGGGGACCCGGTATCCCGGACATCGAACTGGCCATGCAGGACGGCTACAGCACGAACAAGAGTCTGGGTCAGGGACTTCCAGGCACAAAGCGTCTTATGGACGAATTCGAGATAAAGAGCGAGGTCGGGAAGGGGACCGCTGTGACGATCAGGAGATGGCTGAGATAA
- a CDS encoding anti-sigma regulatory factor: MAEINRADKKKVIYIEEEHHVDMARRAARECAQLMGFGEIKTALIVTSVSELARNILVHAGRGTVTFRTVSTGEKRGLEFVFSDQGSGIEDIERVLRGGYSTKGSLGIGLSGVKRMMDEMEIKSRPGKGTTIWIRKWL; the protein is encoded by the coding sequence ATGGCTGAGATAAATCGGGCTGATAAAAAAAAGGTCATATACATAGAAGAGGAACACCATGTGGATATGGCCCGGCGGGCAGCGAGGGAATGTGCTCAGCTTATGGGATTTGGAGAGATAAAGACAGCGCTCATCGTCACTTCTGTCTCAGAGCTTGCCAGGAACATCCTTGTTCACGCAGGCAGGGGCACGGTCACCTTCAGGACGGTCTCGACGGGCGAGAAAAGGGGGCTGGAGTTCGTCTTTTCCGACCAGGGGTCGGGGATAGAAGACATCGAACGGGTCTTAAGGGGCGGATATTCCACCAAAGGGTCCTTAGGCATAGGACTGTCAGGTGTAAAGAGGATGATGGATGAGATGGAGATAAAATCCAGGCCCGGGAAAGGGACGACAATATGGATAAGAAAATGGCTGTGA
- a CDS encoding SpoIIE family protein phosphatase produces MEFGIVNRALKGQNLCGDAYFIKEFGNKALIAVIDGLGHGSDAAAASNAAVEHIKNNYQKSLTEIIKGCHEEMKKTRGAAIGIALIDLKSSALRYAGVGNIEARVKSRTVIRPISVSGILGYNLRKVREEEFPYRQGDIIILHSDGISTKFDLNLYPPEFLGRHPQTIAERIAAEFGRESDDLTIVVARQDKMERR; encoded by the coding sequence ATGGAATTTGGCATAGTAAATCGGGCATTAAAAGGTCAGAATCTCTGTGGCGATGCCTATTTCATCAAGGAGTTTGGGAATAAAGCGTTGATTGCAGTAATAGACGGCCTGGGCCACGGGTCTGATGCCGCTGCTGCTTCTAACGCAGCCGTAGAGCACATAAAAAACAATTATCAAAAAAGTCTCACAGAAATCATTAAGGGCTGCCATGAAGAGATGAAAAAGACCAGGGGCGCGGCAATAGGGATAGCCCTGATTGATCTAAAAAGCTCTGCTTTAAGATATGCCGGGGTCGGAAACATAGAGGCGAGGGTGAAGAGCCGGACCGTGATCAGGCCGATCTCTGTAAGCGGCATCCTGGGTTATAACCTTCGCAAGGTAAGGGAGGAGGAGTTCCCATATAGACAGGGGGACATTATTATCCTCCACTCGGACGGCATATCCACAAAGTTTGACTTAAACCTTTATCCGCCGGAATTCCTTGGGCGGCATCCCCAGACAATAGCCGAGAGGATCGCTGCTGAGTTCGGCAGGGAAAGTGACGACCTCACCATTGTGGTGGCCCGGCAGGATAAAATGGAGAGAAGATGA
- a CDS encoding phosphatase RsbU N-terminal domain-containing protein, which produces MIGHQRREEYSTALIRHLKRGDEDCLYRLYELSKIFMDEGASPGDILNG; this is translated from the coding sequence ATGATCGGTCATCAAAGACGCGAGGAATATTCGACGGCATTAATCCGGCACCTGAAAAGAGGCGATGAGGACTGCCTGTATCGGCTCTATGAATTGAGCAAGATCTTCATGGATGAAGGGGCAAGCCCGGGGGACATCCTTAATGGCTGA
- a CDS encoding HD domain-containing phosphohydrolase — MNDRMMMDNQLSLSYKKILAGYLKTGQETDLYHVAQFGKEMMNKGMGPEVVVEMHLDALKKINKAEKAYPKKAIDDSFTVLMEGIMAYGMAYKEFFNSRTEGYLAEIRELNKKLSERLAAMTALYETVKVTVSSLDLEEVLSSVFNSAVKTLEANAGSLMLLDPEEGILTIKRAHGLDEEVIRKTRIKMGEGIAGMVARSGEPMVFHGKVNSPQIKGRMKYDKVNSICAPLKTKKGIVGIVNLNRKEDSEPFTEDNLTLLSSMAHEAASAIENAGLYKDLHESYLSTIRALASALEVKDSYTKGHSDAVARYAVKIAKRLDLPPHEIEGIEVAAILHDIGKIGIHEDILNKPGKLDNEEWKEVKKHPESSLKIFEDINFPWDIRPIVYAHHERYDGKGYPCGLKGEEIPLGARILGVADLYDAMTSDRAYRKGLSKKTVIEELKRVAGTQLDPGIAEVFIEMLTKGEV, encoded by the coding sequence ATGAATGATAGGATGATGATGGATAACCAGTTAAGTCTTAGCTATAAAAAGATCCTTGCTGGGTACCTGAAGACCGGCCAGGAGACAGACCTCTACCATGTCGCCCAGTTCGGTAAAGAGATGATGAACAAGGGGATGGGTCCTGAGGTTGTAGTTGAAATGCATCTGGATGCTCTGAAGAAAATCAATAAGGCAGAAAAGGCATATCCCAAAAAGGCCATTGATGACTCCTTCACCGTGCTTATGGAAGGGATCATGGCCTATGGCATGGCATACAAGGAATTTTTTAATTCCAGGACAGAGGGCTATCTGGCTGAGATCAGGGAATTGAACAAGAAGTTGAGTGAAAGGCTGGCCGCGATGACTGCCCTCTATGAGACCGTAAAAGTAACAGTCTCTTCTCTTGACCTGGAGGAGGTGCTTTCATCTGTCTTCAACAGTGCTGTCAAAACCCTGGAAGCAAATGCTGGCTCCCTGATGCTTCTTGACCCTGAAGAGGGGATTTTAACCATAAAAAGGGCGCACGGTCTGGATGAAGAGGTCATCAGAAAGACGAGAATTAAGATGGGAGAAGGCATTGCAGGGATGGTCGCCCGGAGCGGTGAACCCATGGTCTTTCATGGAAAGGTGAATAGTCCACAAATTAAGGGCAGGATGAAGTATGATAAGGTAAACTCCATCTGCGCCCCTTTAAAGACCAAGAAAGGTATTGTTGGCATTGTCAACCTTAATCGGAAAGAAGATTCCGAACCCTTTACAGAGGATAATTTAACGCTCCTTTCCTCCATGGCGCACGAAGCGGCATCTGCCATTGAAAATGCCGGCTTGTATAAAGATCTGCATGAAAGTTACCTCAGCACTATCCGGGCACTGGCATCCGCGCTGGAGGTAAAAGACTCTTATACAAAAGGCCATTCCGATGCGGTGGCGAGGTATGCGGTGAAGATAGCAAAGAGACTGGATCTGCCCCCTCATGAGATAGAGGGCATTGAGGTGGCAGCCATCCTCCACGACATTGGAAAAATCGGCATCCATGAAGACATCCTTAATAAACCTGGAAAATTAGACAACGAGGAGTGGAAGGAAGTGAAAAAGCACCCTGAATCCAGTCTGAAAATTTTTGAGGATATCAACTTCCCCTGGGACATTAGACCTATTGTCTATGCTCATCATGAAAGGTATGACGGAAAGGGTTATCCCTGCGGGCTGAAGGGAGAGGAAATCCCATTGGGTGCGAGGATACTTGGCGTGGCAGACCTCTATGATGCGATGACCTCTGACCGCGCCTATAGAAAAGGTCTGAGTAAGAAAACGGTTATTGAGGAGTTGAAAAGGGTGGCTGGAACCCAGCTTGACCCAGGAATCGCAGAGGTCTTTATCGAGATGTTGACGAAGGGCGAAGTGTAG